A stretch of DNA from candidate division TA06 bacterium:
TTTCTGATCTGCCCGCTATCTGCAGGTCTCATCCTGGAGACGTTTGCCCAACTCCTGGTTACGACAGCAGAACGTTGCTTGTCGATTCCGGATTGTTCTAGATAGCCACTAAACCAGCCCGGCAATTTCATCATTTCGTCTTTCTTGAAGGACACGCAGACGCATGGGCACTCCTGCGTGCTTACATGAATAGACGTAATATTGTCTGTATTGCCAACAAGAGCGGTACACAGGTCGGCAATCGGTTGACAGTTACGATAATTGGTCGACAGGGGCAAGATGTTGAATTTCTTTTCCTGCGTGTATTCCTCCACCTTCTCCGGGAGGACCTTCTTGAATTCGTATATAGCTTGGTTGAGATCGCCGACACAATGCAATGCTGTCCCCTGCAATCGAAGCTCATCCAAAATTTGTATCTGTCGCCAAGACAGGTCTTGGCATTCGTCTATGACAATAAAAGGGAAGCGGCGAGAGAGAAGCAGTGCAAACCTCGCGTTATCTGATAGAAGCTCAAAGCAAATGCGCTCGATGTCCTGATAAGTGGCAAACCCCGCCTTTTCAAATCTCATTTTTGTTTTTTCCAAGTCAGTTACTTGCCACTTTTCAAGAGTCTCTGAATTTCTCGCACCGTCTATCCTTTGGGTGCCAGAAGCAAAGATGTATTTCCCGGTTTGGGTATCAAAGTAGTAGTGATTCGCTGCTGGCTTGCCAGTCTGTCCGAACACGTATCTTGTCTTGAAGGCGTTCAAGAAATCTGCTTGCGACGCACTATCTATTACACGAATTGAGTGGTCTTCATTTTTGCCATCATATCCCGTCACAATGTGGGCAAAGGGATGGGCGATATAGCCATGTAGCCAACTGTCAATTGTGCCAATGAAGTGTGGATACCCGATCTTCTTCGCGCCAGCGAATTGGCCTGCACGCTTCTCAATGACTTTGGCCGCATTGTTGGTGAATGTCAGGACGGCAATGCCTCCCGGCGTTTTCTTCCATCGCATCATTTCGAATGCGGCCTTCAGTCCTACCACTTCCGTTTTGCCACTGCCAGGACATGCTTTCAAGAACACACAGCTTTCAATAGATGACAGGACATAGTCTAATTGC
This window harbors:
- a CDS encoding ATP-dependent helicase, which translates into the protein MNREEKTEYLAGFICGKPSDVTPSECHSSLGRTNPLCREYETCRIAEKSEEQLDYVLSSIESCVFLKACPGSGKTEVVGLKAAFEMMRWKKTPGGIAVLTFTNNAAKVIEKRAGQFAGAKKIGYPHFIGTIDSWLHGYIAHPFAHIVTGYDGKNEDHSIRVIDSASQADFLNAFKTRYVFGQTGKPAANHYYFDTQTGKYIFASGTQRIDGARNSETLEKWQVTDLEKTKMRFEKAGFATYQDIERICFELLSDNARFALLLSRRFPFIVIDECQDLSWRQIQILDELRLQGTALHCVGDLNQAIYEFKKVLPEKVEEYTQEKKFNILPLSTNYRNCQPIADLCTALVGNTDNITSIHVSTQECPCVCVSFKKDEMMKLPGWFSGYLEQSGIDKQRSAVVTRSWANVSRMRPADSGQIRNYQERLAIAVHLWKTGCRQATEDALKFFGRFVTEKFFPKQSTNAREYYRPESMDSALTWRLFLAATLCKCCQDARLSNLEQSWTDWTQATRDRMHEHLSKSVSIFGATLSDCVFPPLVARNKTGESLPLFSTPRGKRNNQVLRAFPSNSSAHEQLRITTIHNVKGETLEALMLVSSLDTRGTSDGYWTMWLDNPASEATRLAYVASSRPRQLLVWAIPDPSEAELDRLIQLGFHVLTAPEAALQETNVS